A genomic stretch from uncultured Cohaesibacter sp. includes:
- the tssK gene encoding type VI secretion system baseplate subunit TssK yields the protein MSWENKVVWQEGLFLQPHHFQQHDRYVEALIAGVTSAVSPYVWGLRELTLDEDLLKLGKIAVKSCTGLTPDGLTFKIPQTEDHPSALDIPVTVKNSIVYLAVPIRRHGAVEIDMSETPQSASRYRPEEIEITDSMGRDGRAVQMAICKLRLQFALDLDDLADQLVIPIARIIEVRQDKEIILDNAFIPTCTDIRAARPLHGFLHELEGLLSHRAEALAGRLNQESSAKGVSEISDFLLLISINRALPSVRHLLSVENIHPHVVYQTLTSLAGELSTFMAAQKLAPQFAPYRHDDLTNSFQPLFQTLRRHLSAVLEQNAVSIPIEARKYGVSVAMISDKRLVTTATFILAAKASVPLESVRRHFPTQAKLGPVEDIRQLVNSALPGIGLRPLPVAPRQVPYHSGVVYFELDNTSSYWKQITTSGGLAVHVSGEFPDLEMELWAIR from the coding sequence GTGTCCTGGGAAAACAAGGTTGTATGGCAGGAAGGTCTTTTCCTCCAACCGCATCACTTCCAGCAGCATGATCGCTATGTCGAAGCGCTGATTGCCGGGGTAACGTCAGCTGTTTCCCCCTATGTCTGGGGCTTGCGAGAGCTGACGCTGGACGAGGATCTTCTCAAGCTTGGCAAGATCGCGGTCAAGAGTTGCACAGGTTTGACACCAGATGGCCTGACCTTCAAGATTCCCCAAACGGAAGACCATCCGTCTGCGTTGGATATACCAGTTACGGTCAAGAATTCCATCGTCTATCTGGCGGTTCCGATCCGAAGACATGGCGCCGTTGAAATTGACATGAGTGAAACCCCGCAATCGGCATCGCGCTACCGTCCAGAAGAGATCGAAATTACCGACAGCATGGGACGAGATGGCCGCGCCGTACAAATGGCAATTTGCAAATTGCGCCTGCAATTCGCTCTGGATCTGGATGATCTCGCAGATCAGCTCGTTATTCCCATTGCACGTATCATAGAGGTGCGGCAGGACAAGGAAATCATCCTCGACAATGCCTTCATCCCCACTTGCACGGATATCCGGGCAGCTCGTCCATTGCATGGGTTTCTGCATGAATTGGAGGGGCTCCTTAGCCACCGTGCAGAGGCGCTGGCAGGACGTTTGAATCAGGAAAGCAGCGCCAAGGGCGTCTCTGAAATTTCAGACTTTCTCTTGCTCATTTCCATCAACCGGGCCCTTCCGTCGGTCCGCCATCTGCTATCGGTTGAAAACATCCACCCGCATGTTGTGTATCAAACCTTGACAAGCCTTGCCGGAGAACTTTCGACCTTCATGGCGGCGCAAAAGCTGGCACCCCAGTTTGCGCCCTATCGCCACGATGATTTGACCAACAGTTTCCAGCCCCTATTCCAGACGCTACGTCGGCACTTAAGCGCGGTTCTTGAGCAGAATGCCGTTTCCATTCCGATTGAAGCAAGGAAATATGGCGTCTCTGTCGCAATGATTTCAGACAAGCGTCTCGTTACAACAGCAACCTTCATTCTGGCGGCCAAGGCCAGTGTGCCGCTGGAAAGCGTCCGGCGCCATTTCCCGACGCAGGCAAAGCTGGGCCCCGTTGAAGACATCCGCCAACTGGTAAATTCTGCTCTGCCGGGTATCGGTCTCAGACCGCTTCCCGTTGCCCCTCGACAGGTCCCATACCATTCCGGCGTTGTCTATTTCGAACTCGATAACACGAGCTCTTACTGGAAACAGATCACAACGTCCGGCGGCCTAGCCGTGCATGTGTCCGGTGAATTCCCCGATCTTGAAATGGAACTCTGGGCCATTCGATAG
- the tssJ gene encoding type VI secretion system lipoprotein TssJ codes for MRINLAILAVTVLVALAGCNGPTATTVNISAAGSFDMNGGAPVKVKVFYLKSAGNFASTDFFALFNNGSETLGENLLGTDDIQMVPGRTTNKTRSLATEPTAVGIVAAFRDIGEARYSAVRRIAPGQENDLKVIVSRNSVSIR; via the coding sequence ATGCGTATCAATCTAGCGATCCTGGCTGTGACGGTTTTGGTTGCCCTTGCTGGCTGCAACGGCCCCACCGCGACCACCGTCAATATCTCGGCAGCAGGCAGTTTCGACATGAATGGAGGGGCTCCTGTAAAGGTCAAAGTTTTCTATCTGAAATCTGCCGGTAATTTTGCCTCTACAGATTTCTTTGCCCTTTTTAACAACGGAAGCGAAACGCTCGGTGAAAATCTGCTCGGCACGGACGATATCCAGATGGTGCCGGGAAGAACAACCAATAAAACCCGAAGCCTTGCAACAGAGCCGACCGCAGTGGGCATTGTCGCGGCCTTCCGCGACATTGGTGAAGCAAGATACTCTGCTGTGCGCAGGATTGCACCGGGTCAAGAAAATGATCTCAAAGTTATCGTATCCAGAAACAGTGTTTCGATCCGCTAG
- the tagH gene encoding type VI secretion system-associated FHA domain protein TagH — MGLTLKLMNSGSIPGDKSLVEMINGVVTIGRGEDNDLSLPDPERALSKRHCVVEERNGDYLIVDISTNGTYLNYGGERIGNIPTPLNDGDVIQLGSYELLVIIDKEGQVTNDGQPMPPTDASEVFRQVARKQRDSLNMEDALDDIDAPWDDIIGAPIASAPSQQEAGAIWEREAIPDDPFSGDPLSGSGDPLADFSSSDDPFAQEPIPESFSFDAAPLPPMEEGESLKDHSPAAQDHFAHPAVQAPLIPDDWDDMFAPKVDGPPSSPTKHAHDDPVAGGGQPSKADRSHQLSSEPELASEQAVKAFLAGAGMEHLHIPPDEMARTMERMGRVFAAMVSGMREILMTRASIKSELRMERTMVNQGGNNPLKFSISAEQAIEAMIRPTVRGYQDAEVAAAEALNDIKAHEVAMMSGMEAALRDLLFRLDPAQLSQRIESNSSLGGLLSGKKAKYWEAYEVMYAQIARETEDDFQSAFGREFARAYEEQLKKL, encoded by the coding sequence ATGGGGCTGACACTTAAATTGATGAACTCGGGATCTATCCCCGGCGATAAGTCCTTGGTCGAAATGATCAATGGAGTCGTGACAATCGGGCGCGGTGAAGACAATGATCTTTCCTTGCCAGATCCGGAACGCGCCCTGTCCAAACGCCATTGCGTCGTTGAAGAAAGGAATGGCGACTATCTGATCGTCGATATCAGCACCAACGGCACATATCTGAACTACGGCGGCGAACGTATAGGCAATATCCCGACACCTCTCAACGATGGTGATGTCATCCAGTTGGGCTCCTATGAGTTGCTTGTCATTATCGACAAAGAAGGGCAGGTCACGAACGACGGACAGCCGATGCCCCCCACAGACGCAAGTGAGGTCTTCCGACAGGTGGCCCGCAAACAACGGGATTCCCTGAATATGGAGGACGCACTTGATGACATCGACGCTCCATGGGACGATATCATTGGTGCTCCCATAGCCTCAGCGCCATCTCAGCAAGAGGCCGGCGCGATCTGGGAACGGGAAGCCATTCCTGATGACCCGTTCTCAGGCGATCCTTTGTCTGGGTCTGGCGATCCGCTTGCAGACTTCTCGTCATCCGATGATCCTTTTGCCCAGGAGCCAATACCGGAGAGCTTTTCGTTCGACGCCGCTCCCCTGCCGCCAATGGAGGAAGGGGAAAGCCTGAAGGATCATTCACCTGCTGCTCAGGACCACTTTGCGCATCCGGCAGTGCAAGCCCCCCTCATTCCAGACGATTGGGACGATATGTTCGCACCAAAGGTGGACGGTCCTCCTTCATCGCCAACCAAACATGCCCATGACGATCCAGTTGCTGGGGGCGGTCAACCATCGAAGGCTGATAGGTCGCATCAATTATCTTCAGAGCCTGAATTGGCATCCGAGCAGGCTGTCAAAGCCTTTTTGGCCGGTGCGGGAATGGAGCATCTTCACATCCCACCTGACGAAATGGCGAGGACCATGGAAAGAATGGGACGTGTTTTCGCTGCAATGGTGAGTGGTATGCGGGAAATTCTGATGACCAGGGCCTCTATCAAAAGCGAACTGCGCATGGAACGAACCATGGTCAATCAGGGTGGCAACAATCCCCTCAAATTCTCCATCAGTGCAGAACAGGCAATTGAGGCAATGATCCGGCCCACTGTGCGCGGCTATCAGGATGCCGAAGTCGCAGCTGCTGAAGCGCTGAATGATATCAAGGCCCATGAAGTGGCGATGATGTCTGGCATGGAAGCCGCTCTTCGGGACCTGTTATTCCGCCTCGATCCTGCCCAGCTCTCCCAAAGGATTGAGTCCAACTCAAGTCTGGGCGGTTTGCTCAGTGGCAAAAAGGCCAAATACTGGGAAGCTTACGAAGTAATGTACGCCCAGATAGCACGCGAAACCGAAGATGATTTCCAATCTGCATTCGGGCGGGAATTTGCGCGAGCCTATGAAGAACAGCTGAAAAAACTCTGA
- a CDS encoding PAAR domain-containing protein, whose product MTLPAARIGDNHVCPMVTGIIPHIGGPIVVPCPTVLIGKMPAATATSMAVCVGPPDMVTKGSTKVLTGKKPQARLGDTCAHGGVIVMGCPTVLVGG is encoded by the coding sequence GTGACACTCCCAGCCGCCCGCATTGGTGACAATCATGTCTGCCCCATGGTAACCGGCATTATTCCTCATATCGGGGGCCCCATCGTCGTACCCTGTCCAACCGTGCTCATTGGCAAAATGCCAGCCGCCACCGCGACCTCCATGGCAGTTTGTGTCGGCCCGCCTGATATGGTGACCAAGGGATCAACCAAGGTTCTGACAGGCAAGAAACCCCAGGCGCGTCTTGGAGATACCTGCGCACATGGTGGTGTCATTGTCATGGGATGCCCTACCGTTCTGGTGGGAGGCTAA
- the tssI gene encoding type VI secretion system tip protein TssI/VgrG → MASNSILEGRQVRLELPNSLKGFLMRAQIDEGLSQITQTTIEFMSPDIDLDLQKVVGERMRLEVDAPKNKIRYFQGHCVAAEYLGSHAGRGYFRAEVRPWIWFLTRTSDCRVFQDKTVIDVIKEIFSQHGFSDFKDSTKHSYKPRDYCVQYQETDFAFVSRLMEEEGIYYYITHEKSKETLVLADDASTHKALEDNAEVEFYFREPNYRRADDHVFEWRGSESIQSGKVTLQDYDFEKPKSDLKTVKALPRGKHAYMSLEMYQYPGRHREIRLGEHHARVKIEGIAAQAQRAMGVCNVQQMMAGGKFKLKKHPRKSENAEYLVLSASHQLQIDADIDDREIIDAILGPTLTFDHSNNIDIYRCSFEVQPIRVAFRAPQITPRPPHPGVQTAIVVGKKGEEIWTDEYGRIKVQFHWDREGKRDDKSSCWIRTTVPWSGKGWGMVGVPRVGQEVVVQFEDGDPDRPIVTGMVYNGDTKLPYKLPANQTQSGLKTNSSKGGGGFNELVFEDKKNAEFVRFQSERDYKQIIKNNAEVTVGLEHKNGGTLTQTIHGTKTETIREGDHSFTVAKGKEDISVAQTRKTGIGGEDHLRVDKDQSVRILGAKSDDIANNYDIDVGDALKIMAQSKITLKCGGSTIEMTPTKVTISSTQIEFKAEATAKFTAGAQLKMEGKGQASLKGGGMLKLEGGGMTQVKSSGMMLVKGALTMIN, encoded by the coding sequence ATGGCAAGTAATTCTATTCTGGAAGGCCGTCAGGTCCGCCTTGAATTGCCGAATAGCCTGAAGGGGTTTCTGATGCGAGCCCAAATCGACGAAGGCCTGAGCCAGATAACCCAGACCACGATCGAGTTCATGTCGCCAGATATCGATCTGGACCTTCAGAAGGTTGTCGGAGAACGGATGCGTCTTGAGGTCGATGCACCGAAGAACAAGATCAGGTATTTCCAGGGCCATTGTGTCGCGGCGGAATATCTCGGCTCTCATGCTGGGCGTGGATATTTTCGAGCCGAAGTTCGCCCATGGATATGGTTCCTGACGCGCACATCTGACTGTCGTGTTTTTCAGGACAAAACGGTTATCGATGTCATCAAGGAGATTTTCAGCCAACACGGATTTTCAGACTTCAAGGATTCTACCAAGCATAGCTACAAGCCGAGAGATTATTGCGTCCAATATCAGGAAACAGACTTTGCTTTTGTCTCCCGCCTCATGGAAGAGGAGGGCATCTACTATTACATCACGCACGAAAAGTCGAAAGAGACCCTTGTTCTGGCTGACGATGCAAGCACGCATAAGGCGCTTGAGGACAATGCCGAGGTCGAGTTTTATTTCCGTGAGCCGAATTATCGTCGTGCCGACGACCATGTTTTCGAATGGCGTGGAAGCGAAAGCATTCAATCCGGCAAGGTGACATTGCAGGACTATGACTTTGAAAAACCGAAATCCGATCTCAAAACGGTAAAAGCCCTGCCTCGTGGCAAGCACGCATATATGTCATTGGAAATGTACCAGTATCCGGGCCGCCATAGGGAAATCCGCCTCGGAGAACATCATGCACGCGTCAAGATTGAAGGCATTGCGGCACAAGCCCAGCGCGCCATGGGCGTATGCAACGTGCAACAAATGATGGCTGGGGGGAAATTCAAACTCAAGAAGCATCCCCGCAAGTCTGAAAATGCCGAATATCTGGTGCTCTCTGCAAGCCACCAATTGCAGATTGATGCCGACATTGATGACCGAGAAATCATTGACGCTATTTTGGGGCCAACCCTTACGTTCGATCATAGCAATAATATCGATATCTACAGATGTTCCTTTGAAGTGCAGCCGATCAGGGTTGCCTTTCGCGCACCCCAGATTACGCCACGACCGCCCCATCCTGGCGTTCAAACCGCGATTGTGGTTGGCAAAAAGGGTGAGGAAATCTGGACCGATGAATATGGCCGGATCAAGGTTCAGTTTCATTGGGATCGCGAGGGTAAACGAGACGACAAATCCTCATGCTGGATTCGCACCACTGTGCCATGGAGCGGGAAGGGCTGGGGCATGGTTGGCGTCCCGCGCGTTGGTCAAGAAGTGGTGGTTCAGTTCGAGGATGGAGACCCCGATCGCCCGATCGTAACAGGCATGGTTTATAACGGCGACACCAAGCTGCCCTACAAACTGCCTGCCAACCAGACCCAAAGTGGCCTCAAGACGAATTCTTCCAAAGGCGGCGGTGGCTTCAACGAACTGGTGTTTGAAGACAAGAAAAATGCCGAATTTGTTCGTTTCCAGTCTGAGCGTGATTACAAGCAAATCATTAAGAACAATGCCGAAGTAACAGTCGGGCTTGAACACAAGAATGGAGGCACGCTCACGCAGACCATTCACGGCACCAAGACGGAAACCATCCGTGAAGGAGATCACAGTTTCACTGTGGCCAAGGGCAAGGAGGACATCTCCGTTGCCCAGACCCGAAAGACCGGCATCGGTGGTGAAGATCATCTGCGTGTCGACAAGGATCAGTCCGTTCGCATATTGGGAGCCAAGTCCGATGATATTGCCAACAACTACGATATCGACGTTGGGGATGCACTGAAGATAATGGCTCAATCCAAGATCACCCTCAAATGCGGTGGCTCGACGATAGAGATGACACCAACAAAAGTCACCATTTCCAGCACCCAGATTGAATTCAAGGCTGAGGCTACGGCCAAATTCACGGCAGGTGCGCAGTTGAAAATGGAAGGCAAGGGGCAGGCCTCTCTCAAGGGGGGAGGCATGTTGAAGCTTGAGGGCGGAGGCATGACCCAGGTGAAGTCTTCGGGAATGATGCTCGTCAAGGGCGCGTTGACGATGATCAATTAG
- the tssB gene encoding type VI secretion system contractile sheath small subunit encodes MSTSGQKFVARNRAPRVQIEYDVELYGAEKKVQLPFVMGVMSDLSGKSEAPLPSVADRKFLEIDADNFDERMRALRPRATFTVPNTLSGDGNLSIDLSFESMKDFTPAAVAKKVEPLRKLLEARTHLSHLITYMDGKTRAEELIAKLIADPQALSAILASSGDAPASSNDQEKVLESLKQMPSTISKAKEEGDTTFAALDSLREQTVSDKQEMPDETLTAFESLLSTSAVPSTEEEGDSTQAALSALRSLEIETEDDGHDLNSALSSLLASSDEEESDHNVYSDDDVFDTDESVSDLQEDEDALDLASLLADGPDDLDDDAAFDDGSLSPDVTEPEEEELDLDALLDDQSDGDTDLSEELVGLLIGEDEGEKENEEPILAEPFGLLSLEQPQENQNRHSKFRIAILGDFTGRANRGDLATGDDLANRKPIKLDVDNLDTIIARFATTLVLPLGQDGAGIEVKLNGLDDLHPDKLYENVSIFEELSSLRQRVATGAISPTSYLSDLAAEPIDIEHLPRNRAKGSAVPANCKLSDFQSLIGNRESIAAVATPAQDLISRVVKPYVTAAPDPDQQGWLEAIDSALSGVMRAILHHPDFQAVESTWRSLDLLARRIETGASLEIILYDVSAEEWAADLSAQDELSESGLFRMLAEEPRLDEEQGALSAVFGLYSLEETPPHADLLARMAKISAWMNAPFIAAISPKFLEIPKQDRHPVTARKWDAMRQLPEASYVGLVSPRFLLRLPYGRKTEPVEPFDFEEFNLRSGLKGMLWANPVILSAILMAKTVSSMGKSMELGKIMSLDDMPVHTMNDQYGDQIALPCTERLLNTRTMADVVTRGFIPLLSIKGRNEVRQGSFQALSGTMLAGPWATIKAPVGADHDTTISFAAAPVQSDNEAGIETDALATDLPDISDEDLGSDFDLDLSTDDSDDDALSGLDSDDDDMDLDSLLASFDDDTSGTTSSESDDEDLDTDLAALLENL; translated from the coding sequence ATGTCAACAAGCGGGCAGAAGTTCGTCGCGAGAAATAGAGCGCCGCGCGTACAGATCGAATATGACGTGGAGCTCTATGGAGCTGAAAAGAAAGTTCAGCTCCCTTTCGTGATGGGCGTCATGTCAGATCTGTCTGGCAAATCAGAGGCTCCATTGCCCAGTGTAGCAGATCGCAAATTCCTCGAAATCGATGCCGATAATTTCGATGAGCGCATGCGAGCCCTTCGCCCGCGCGCGACGTTTACGGTGCCAAACACCCTTTCGGGCGATGGCAACCTGAGCATTGATCTCTCCTTCGAGAGCATGAAGGATTTTACGCCTGCGGCCGTTGCCAAAAAGGTTGAGCCATTGCGCAAATTGCTCGAAGCCCGGACGCACCTTTCTCATCTGATCACCTATATGGATGGTAAAACTAGAGCGGAAGAGCTTATTGCCAAACTGATTGCTGATCCTCAGGCCCTGAGCGCTATCCTTGCGTCTTCAGGAGACGCTCCTGCTTCGTCGAACGATCAAGAGAAAGTCCTCGAAAGCTTGAAGCAGATGCCTTCGACAATCAGTAAAGCAAAGGAGGAAGGCGACACAACATTTGCGGCTCTTGACAGTCTGCGAGAACAGACCGTCTCTGATAAACAGGAAATGCCTGACGAAACGCTGACCGCGTTTGAAAGTCTCTTGTCCACCTCTGCCGTGCCATCAACGGAAGAAGAGGGCGATTCCACTCAGGCTGCATTGTCTGCATTGCGTTCACTCGAGATAGAGACCGAAGACGATGGGCACGATCTGAACTCCGCCCTCAGCAGTCTTCTGGCAAGCAGCGACGAAGAAGAGAGTGATCATAACGTCTATTCCGATGACGATGTTTTCGACACAGACGAAAGCGTCTCGGATTTGCAAGAAGATGAGGATGCGCTCGATCTGGCTTCCCTTTTGGCAGACGGTCCAGATGACCTAGATGACGACGCTGCTTTTGATGATGGCTCACTCTCGCCAGATGTGACAGAGCCGGAAGAAGAAGAGCTTGATCTTGACGCACTTCTCGATGATCAATCCGACGGCGACACTGATCTGTCTGAGGAATTGGTAGGGCTTTTGATTGGTGAGGATGAAGGAGAAAAAGAAAATGAGGAGCCAATTCTGGCCGAACCATTCGGGCTTCTTTCCCTCGAACAACCTCAGGAAAATCAAAATCGCCATTCCAAGTTTCGTATCGCCATTCTTGGAGATTTTACAGGACGCGCCAATCGTGGCGATTTGGCAACGGGCGACGATCTCGCCAATCGAAAACCGATCAAGCTTGATGTCGACAATCTCGACACCATTATTGCCAGATTTGCAACGACGCTTGTTTTACCTCTGGGCCAGGATGGTGCTGGCATAGAGGTGAAGTTGAACGGTCTTGATGACCTTCATCCTGATAAACTCTATGAGAATGTTTCCATCTTCGAAGAACTGTCTTCCCTTCGCCAGCGTGTTGCAACGGGAGCAATTTCGCCGACTTCCTATCTGAGTGATCTGGCTGCAGAGCCGATTGACATCGAGCATTTGCCGCGCAACAGAGCCAAGGGAAGCGCCGTACCAGCCAACTGCAAACTCAGTGATTTCCAGAGCCTGATCGGTAACAGGGAAAGCATTGCGGCGGTGGCAACGCCTGCGCAAGATCTTATCAGTCGCGTGGTCAAGCCTTATGTGACAGCAGCTCCGGATCCGGACCAACAAGGCTGGCTTGAAGCAATCGACAGCGCCTTGTCAGGCGTCATGCGGGCTATTCTGCACCATCCCGATTTTCAGGCCGTCGAGTCGACTTGGCGTTCTCTTGATTTGCTTGCCAGACGGATTGAGACCGGCGCTTCGCTCGAGATCATTCTCTATGATGTGTCTGCCGAGGAATGGGCTGCAGACCTATCAGCTCAGGATGAGTTGTCTGAAAGCGGGTTATTCAGGATGTTGGCAGAAGAACCACGTCTTGATGAAGAACAGGGCGCACTGTCGGCTGTCTTCGGCTTGTACAGTTTGGAGGAAACACCGCCTCACGCCGATCTTCTTGCCCGAATGGCGAAGATATCCGCATGGATGAATGCGCCGTTTATTGCAGCAATTTCTCCCAAATTTCTGGAAATTCCCAAGCAGGACCGTCACCCGGTGACGGCCAGAAAATGGGATGCGATGCGGCAGTTGCCTGAAGCATCTTATGTTGGCCTTGTGTCACCTCGATTTTTGTTGCGGTTGCCTTATGGCCGCAAAACCGAACCGGTGGAGCCATTTGATTTCGAAGAATTCAATCTGCGTAGTGGCCTGAAAGGAATGCTCTGGGCCAATCCGGTCATTCTATCGGCCATTCTCATGGCAAAGACGGTGAGCAGCATGGGCAAGTCGATGGAGCTTGGCAAGATCATGTCTCTGGACGACATGCCAGTACATACCATGAATGATCAATATGGCGACCAAATTGCTCTGCCCTGCACGGAACGCCTTCTCAATACGCGCACAATGGCGGATGTCGTGACGCGTGGCTTTATTCCTCTGCTATCGATCAAGGGGCGCAATGAAGTGCGTCAGGGCTCTTTTCAGGCTTTGAGCGGGACGATGCTCGCAGGCCCGTGGGCGACAATCAAAGCACCCGTTGGAGCCGATCACGATACAACGATCAGCTTCGCGGCAGCGCCCGTGCAATCCGATAATGAGGCTGGGATTGAAACCGACGCGTTGGCGACAGACCTGCCAGATATTAGCGATGAGGATCTTGGCTCGGACTTCGACCTCGATCTGTCTACAGACGACAGTGACGACGATGCGCTTTCCGGCCTGGATTCCGACGACGACGATATGGATCTGGATAGTCTGCTGGCGAGTTTCGATGACGATACGTCCGGTACAACGTCTTCGGAGAGCGACGATGAGGATCTCGACACCGATCTGGCAGCACTGCTGGAGAATCTGTGA